A stretch of the Blastocatellia bacterium genome encodes the following:
- the rpoC gene encoding DNA-directed RNA polymerase subunit beta', which yields MFRTQEKQNLAPDFEAIRISLASPQKIRSWSRGEVTKPETINYRTFKPERDGLFCARIFGPVTDWECLCGKYKRMKHRGVICDKCGVEVTQAKVRRERLGHIELASPCSHVWFFKGLPSRIGHLLDIPLRDLEKVLYFESYITIDAGDIADLKERDLLSDERYRQLVKDHGNNKFLAKMGAEAIKELLQKVEVDSLSEELRKKMKEETSQQKKLKHSKRLKVVDAFRRSGNKPEWMILDVIPVIPPELRPLVPLDGGRFATSDLNDLYRRVINRNNRLKKLLELKAPEVIVRNEKRMLQEAVDALFDNGRRGRVLRGVNNRPLKSLSDTLKGKQGRFRQNLLGKRVDYSGRSVIVVGPGLKLHQCGLPKKMALELFKPFIYNQLEKQGHAATIKQAKEMVEKQDLVVWEILEDVIRDHPVLLNRAPTLHRLGIQAFEPVLVEGKAIKIHPLVCTAFNADFDGDQMAVHIPLSPEAQIEASVLMLSSNNILSPASGQPIAVPTQDVVLGCYYLTKERLDAIGADKSFASIEDVLLALDGGVVSTHTPIRLRYRGRLMNLENARDSQDIIRAEVVDVNSVISTTVGRVIFNDHLPKSMPYINGLLKKKGLQQLVNYCYLRYGHNETVKMLDELKTLGFYYATRAGISIGIDDLVTPASKPLLVQQAEKEVIEVERQYQDGVITTGERYNRIVQIWSETTEKVAKEMFDSMRKREKDSKELNPIMVMADSGARGSAQQIRQLAGMRGLMAKPSGEIIETPIRANFREGLNVLQYFISTHGARKGLADTALKTADSGYLTRRLVDVAQDVIVSEQDCGTWKGIWAEPIIEGGEVVEPLRDRIIGRVTLEDVIDYVTNEIIVPAGEEMNEDLASKIQDAGGIDRVKIRSVLTCEARRGVCVKCYGRNLATGRVVEKGEAVGVIAAQSIGEPGTQLTMRTFHIGGVATGSTAQSSHEARKAGTVKFVDLKTVHNRDGHLVAMNRNGTVVVIDERNREAGRYQIVYGATLNVVDGGKVEEGQTIATWDPFTFSILTEVKGTAQYKDLIEGITIKEETNEITGNISYIVVDSTDEKRQPRIEICDETGKGQRIYQMPIRANLMVKDGQEVKPGDVIAKIPRETTRAKDITGGLPRVVELFEARKPRETAVMTEISGVVKFGNVTKGQRKIQIIGDDGETKEYSIPRGVHVNVQENDRVKAGEPLIDGPLNPHDILAVQGPEALQRYLVNEIQEVYRLQGVNINDKHIEVIVRQMLRWVKVREVGDTEFLLEEQVDRFRFEDENRRVREESGQEAVAEPLLLGITKASLSTDSFISAASFQETTRVLTEASISGRVDYLRGLKENVIMGRLIPAGTGMDHYRRVRLETDPALNDPDMDLEEDDELLDIPDVEVNVKVKGNEN from the coding sequence GTGTTTAGAACACAGGAAAAACAAAATTTGGCGCCTGACTTTGAAGCAATTCGTATTTCGCTTGCTTCTCCACAAAAAATACGCTCTTGGTCTCGCGGAGAGGTTACTAAGCCAGAAACCATTAACTATCGTACTTTTAAGCCAGAACGTGATGGACTATTTTGCGCTCGAATCTTTGGCCCAGTAACAGACTGGGAATGTTTATGTGGTAAATATAAGCGCATGAAACACCGCGGAGTGATTTGCGATAAGTGCGGCGTAGAAGTAACACAAGCAAAAGTAAGGCGAGAACGCTTAGGACATATTGAACTAGCTAGTCCTTGCTCTCACGTATGGTTTTTTAAGGGTCTTCCTTCAAGAATTGGTCATTTATTAGATATACCACTACGTGATTTAGAAAAAGTCCTTTATTTTGAGTCTTATATAACTATTGATGCTGGCGATATTGCAGACCTAAAAGAGCGAGATCTACTTTCAGATGAACGATATCGTCAACTAGTAAAAGACCATGGCAATAATAAATTTCTTGCCAAGATGGGTGCTGAAGCAATTAAAGAACTTTTGCAAAAAGTGGAAGTAGATAGTCTTTCTGAAGAATTACGTAAAAAAATGAAAGAGGAAACCTCCCAGCAAAAGAAACTTAAGCATTCCAAACGCTTAAAAGTAGTAGATGCTTTTCGTCGTTCTGGAAACAAACCTGAGTGGATGATATTGGATGTTATTCCTGTAATTCCACCAGAACTAAGACCTTTAGTTCCATTAGATGGTGGGCGTTTTGCTACTTCAGACCTTAATGATCTTTACCGACGTGTAATTAATCGTAATAATCGTTTGAAAAAGTTACTGGAGTTAAAAGCACCTGAAGTTATTGTACGTAATGAAAAGAGAATGTTGCAAGAAGCAGTAGACGCGCTTTTTGATAATGGACGTAGAGGGCGTGTACTTCGTGGTGTAAATAATCGTCCGCTAAAATCCCTTTCTGATACCTTAAAAGGTAAACAAGGACGTTTTCGTCAAAACCTTTTAGGTAAGCGGGTAGATTATTCTGGTCGTTCGGTAATTGTTGTTGGCCCAGGTCTTAAATTACATCAATGCGGACTACCAAAGAAAATGGCTTTAGAATTATTTAAGCCATTTATTTATAATCAATTAGAAAAACAAGGTCATGCAGCTACCATTAAACAAGCTAAGGAAATGGTAGAAAAGCAAGATTTAGTAGTTTGGGAAATTTTAGAAGATGTAATTCGAGATCACCCAGTATTACTTAATCGCGCTCCAACGCTTCACCGTTTGGGCATTCAAGCCTTTGAACCTGTTTTAGTTGAAGGCAAAGCAATTAAAATACACCCATTAGTATGTACAGCTTTTAATGCTGACTTTGACGGCGATCAAATGGCGGTACATATTCCACTTTCACCAGAAGCACAAATAGAAGCAAGTGTATTGATGTTGTCATCTAACAACATTCTTAGCCCTGCTAGTGGTCAACCTATTGCAGTACCAACACAAGACGTTGTTTTAGGTTGTTATTATCTAACTAAAGAAAGACTAGATGCTATTGGCGCAGATAAGAGTTTTGCTTCTATTGAGGATGTTTTACTAGCTTTAGATGGAGGGGTAGTTTCTACCCATACTCCGATACGCCTGCGTTATCGAGGAAGGTTAATGAATTTAGAGAATGCTAGAGATTCTCAAGATATTATTCGTGCAGAAGTTGTGGATGTTAATAGTGTTATTAGCACAACTGTTGGACGGGTAATATTTAATGATCATTTACCTAAGAGCATGCCTTATATTAATGGCTTACTTAAGAAAAAGGGTTTACAGCAATTAGTTAATTACTGTTATCTAAGATATGGTCATAATGAGACAGTAAAAATGCTAGATGAACTAAAAACCTTAGGTTTCTACTATGCTACTAGAGCAGGTATTTCTATAGGTATTGATGACTTAGTAACGCCAGCATCTAAACCTTTGCTAGTACAACAAGCAGAAAAAGAAGTTATTGAAGTAGAAAGACAATACCAAGACGGTGTTATTACTACAGGTGAGCGTTATAACCGTATTGTTCAAATTTGGTCAGAAACAACAGAAAAAGTTGCTAAAGAAATGTTTGATTCAATGCGCAAACGGGAGAAAGATTCTAAAGAACTTAATCCTATTATGGTTATGGCTGATTCCGGTGCGCGGGGTTCAGCACAACAAATTCGCCAGCTTGCAGGTATGCGGGGATTGATGGCTAAACCATCTGGAGAAATTATTGAAACTCCAATTCGGGCTAATTTCCGTGAAGGGCTTAATGTGTTGCAATACTTTATTTCAACACACGGTGCGCGTAAAGGTTTAGCAGATACAGCATTAAAAACCGCAGACTCAGGTTATTTAACACGTCGTCTAGTGGATGTGGCTCAAGATGTAATTGTTTCTGAACAAGATTGCGGTACATGGAAGGGAATTTGGGCAGAACCAATTATTGAAGGTGGTGAAGTAGTTGAACCACTTAGAGATCGTATTATTGGCCGAGTCACCTTAGAAGATGTTATTGACTATGTAACTAATGAAATAATTGTTCCTGCTGGCGAAGAAATGAATGAAGATTTAGCTAGCAAGATCCAAGATGCAGGTGGAATTGACCGGGTAAAAATCCGTTCAGTGCTTACTTGTGAAGCTCGTCGTGGGGTTTGTGTTAAATGTTATGGCCGTAACTTAGCTACAGGACGTGTTGTAGAAAAAGGTGAGGCTGTAGGCGTTATTGCAGCACAGTCAATTGGCGAACCTGGAACACAATTAACAATGCGAACCTTCCACATTGGAGGTGTTGCTACAGGTAGTACAGCGCAATCTTCTCACGAAGCACGAAAAGCAGGTACAGTTAAATTTGTTGACTTAAAGACTGTTCATAATCGAGATGGACATTTAGTAGCAATGAATCGTAATGGTACAGTTGTTGTAATTGATGAACGTAACCGCGAAGCAGGTCGCTACCAAATTGTTTATGGTGCAACATTAAATGTGGTTGATGGTGGTAAGGTAGAAGAAGGTCAAACCATAGCTACTTGGGATCCTTTCACCTTCTCAATTTTAACAGAGGTTAAAGGTACTGCCCAGTATAAAGACCTAATCGAAGGTATTACTATTAAAGAAGAAACCAATGAAATTACAGGTAATATTTCTTATATAGTAGTTGATTCAACAGATGAAAAGAGACAGCCACGAATTGAAATTTGTGACGAAACTGGCAAGGGTCAGCGCATTTACCAAATGCCTATTAGAGCTAATTTAATGGTTAAAGATGGGCAAGAAGTTAAGCCAGGTGATGTTATTGCTAAGATTCCTCGTGAAACTACTCGTGCTAAAGATATCACTGGTGGTTTACCTAGAGTAGTAGAACTATTTGAAGCTCGTAAACCTAGAGAAACCGCAGTAATGACAGAAATTAGCGGTGTAGTTAAATTTGGTAATGTCACAAAGGGGCAACGTAAAATTCAGATCATTGGAGATGATGGCGAAACAAAAGAATATTCTATTCCTCGTGGTGTTCACGTCAATGTTCAAGAAAATGATCGAGTTAAAGCTGGTGAACCTTTGATTGACGGGCCTCTTAACCCACATGATATTTTAGCTGTTCAAGGGCCAGAAGCCTTACAACGCTATCTTGTCAATGAAATCCAAGAAGTTTATCGATTACAGGGTGTTAACATTAATGATAAACATATTGAAGTAATTGTACGTCAAATGTTACGTTGGGTTAAAGTCCGTGAAGTTGGAGACACAGAGTTTTTATTAGAAGAACAAGTAGACCGCTTTAGATTTGAGGATGAAAACCGTCGTGTTAGGGAAGAAAGCGGACAAGAAGCAGTAGCAGAACCTCTACTATTAGGTATTACTAAAGCTTCTTTATCTACAGATAGCTTTATTTCTGCGGCATCTTTCCAAGAAACTACTAGGGTTTTAACGGAAGCTTCTATTTCAGGACGTGTTGATTATTTAAGAGGTTTGAAGGAAAACGTAATTATGGGACGTTTAATTCCTGCTGGTACAGGTATGGATCATTATCGTCGTGTTCGTTTAGAAACAGACCCAGCCTTAAATGATCCAGATATGGACTTAGAAGAAGACGATGAATTGTTAGACATACCAGATGTGGAAGTTAATGTAAAAGTTAAAGGTAATGAAAACTAA
- the rpoB gene encoding DNA-directed RNA polymerase subunit beta: protein MSSQMQVNSARGRSRHDFSKINTTVRIPNLIEIQRESYNRFLQMDLLPEERENAGLQAVFRSVFPISDFRDTSQLDFVDYSIGEWKCKCGRQEGLYHLRSNCRSCGSTIRVNPLSSEDVLCRSCGSFNKNIIKLCDNCGEPIGLKHKYDVQECQERGMTYAVPLKVKIRLTVWDKDESMGYKAIRDIKEEEVYFGDIPLMTDNGTFIINGTERVIVSQLHRSPGVFFEKNPAFLAKVIPYRGSWVEFEYDAKNLLYVRIDRKRKFLATIFLRALGLIQSLEITKWRRNEISDNEIEETIKHSSYSDGDTLRIFYETNKIYIREGRLMLAVSPAILDMKVSTAITNPNTGETIIKAGRKISAIAYENLQKANVTEIPVDILDLEGAFVVDDIINTETGEFIVESNQELNARDCARVIESGIGEFEIFFPERDEVGGVISQTLRKDTVKTPRDALLEIYRKMRPGDPPTIATAWNLFYGMFFDERKFDFSRVGRLKFNIKMGYEQYSDLDAQILSPKDFFDVIRYVLKLKRNIGEADDIDHLGNRRVRAVGELLENQFRVGLVRMERAIKEKMSIHQEMQTAMPRDLINAKPVTAAVREFFGSSQLSQFMDQTNPLSEITHKRRLSALGPGGLSRERAGFEVRDVHPTHYGRICPIETPEGPNIGLISSLSCYARINQFGFIESPYRKVVNAQVIDYVRITNSGDSDFRIGDHVSKTDVEATNKTIAPNNGKLIEYETYPFYLSAWEEDEHTIGQANIELDEEMNIASERVAARKAGDFTLTHRDDIDYIDVSPKQLVSVAASLIPFLENDDANRALMGSNMQRQAVPLLRAEAPFVGTGMEKVTAQDSGAVVVARRDGIVDSVDSERIIIRVDHQQDGSLSREVTADIYQLVKFKRSNQNTCINQKPIVFVGQHVHKGEVIADGPCTDGGELALGRNVLVSFMPWRGYNFEDAILVSEKLVREDSYTSIHIEELEIEARDTKLGPEEITRDIPNVSESMLRDLDDSGIIRIGAQVKPGSILVGKVTPKGETQLTAEEKLLRAIFGEKAGDVRDASLTCPPGIDGTIVDVKVFTRKGAEKDKRSITIEHVEESKLRKNLNDETRILHEERNKRIYEVLEGQKLAKDLVYNKKILLEKDTLLTREVLESVEVEAFSKVEVQNPKIDAAKDVQDLEHRTNRQIDILEELYKDKIDKIKRGDELPPGVIKMVKVFIAMKRKLSVGDKMAGRHGNKGVIAQILPEEDMPYLPDGTPVEIVLNPLGVPSRMNVGQILETHLGWAAKVLGLLFATPVFDGASEVEIKEMLHRAQLPESGKTALYDGMTGEPFEQKVTVGYLSMMKLSHLVDDKIHARSIGPYSLITQQPLGGKAQFGGQRFGEMEVWALEAYGAAHILQELLTAKSDDVAGRSKIYEAIVKGESDFDPGLPESFNVLIRELQSLCLDVELIKRTVSEE from the coding sequence ATGTCATCTCAAATGCAAGTCAATAGTGCCAGGGGACGTTCCCGGCATGATTTTTCTAAAATTAATACTACAGTACGAATCCCAAATCTAATTGAAATCCAGCGAGAGTCTTATAATAGATTTTTACAAATGGATTTACTACCAGAAGAGCGGGAAAATGCTGGATTGCAAGCAGTTTTCCGCTCAGTCTTTCCTATTAGCGATTTCCGAGATACTTCACAATTAGACTTTGTTGATTACTCTATTGGAGAATGGAAATGTAAGTGCGGTCGTCAAGAAGGTCTTTATCACTTACGTTCTAATTGTCGTAGTTGTGGTTCTACAATTAGGGTTAACCCTCTTTCCTCAGAGGATGTGCTTTGTCGTAGTTGTGGTAGTTTTAATAAAAATATAATTAAATTATGTGATAACTGCGGTGAACCTATTGGGCTAAAACATAAATATGATGTTCAAGAATGCCAAGAAAGAGGCATGACTTATGCTGTTCCTCTAAAAGTAAAAATTCGGTTGACGGTTTGGGATAAAGATGAATCTATGGGCTATAAAGCCATTAGAGATATAAAAGAAGAGGAAGTTTACTTTGGGGATATCCCTTTAATGACTGACAATGGTACTTTTATTATCAATGGAACAGAGAGAGTAATTGTTAGCCAATTACATCGTAGTCCAGGGGTGTTTTTTGAAAAAAATCCAGCCTTTTTAGCTAAAGTAATTCCTTATCGTGGTTCTTGGGTAGAATTTGAATATGATGCTAAAAATCTACTTTATGTACGTATTGACCGTAAGCGTAAATTCTTAGCTACCATCTTTTTAAGAGCTTTAGGATTGATTCAGTCTTTAGAGATCACTAAATGGAGAAGAAACGAAATTTCAGATAATGAAATAGAAGAAACAATAAAGCATTCAAGTTATTCAGATGGTGATACTCTTAGGATTTTTTATGAAACAAATAAAATTTATATCCGAGAAGGCAGGCTAATGTTAGCCGTATCTCCTGCAATTTTGGATATGAAAGTTTCTACCGCTATAACAAATCCAAATACTGGAGAAACTATTATAAAAGCAGGTCGCAAGATTTCTGCTATTGCTTATGAAAACTTGCAAAAAGCAAATGTAACAGAAATTCCTGTAGATATTTTAGATTTAGAAGGTGCTTTTGTTGTTGATGACATCATCAATACAGAAACAGGTGAATTTATTGTTGAAAGCAATCAAGAACTAAATGCACGTGATTGTGCTAGAGTTATTGAATCTGGAATAGGCGAATTTGAAATATTTTTCCCTGAACGAGATGAAGTTGGAGGAGTAATTAGTCAAACCTTAAGAAAAGATACTGTAAAAACTCCCAGAGATGCACTACTTGAAATTTATCGTAAAATGAGACCAGGCGATCCTCCAACAATTGCTACAGCTTGGAATTTATTTTATGGAATGTTTTTTGATGAACGAAAATTTGATTTTTCGCGTGTTGGTCGTCTAAAGTTCAACATTAAAATGGGTTATGAGCAATATAGCGATTTAGATGCTCAAATACTTTCACCAAAAGACTTTTTTGATGTAATTCGTTATGTCTTAAAACTTAAACGTAATATAGGCGAGGCAGATGATATAGATCACTTAGGTAATCGTCGGGTTCGTGCTGTGGGTGAACTTTTAGAAAACCAATTTCGCGTTGGTTTGGTAAGAATGGAAAGAGCAATAAAAGAAAAAATGTCCATTCACCAAGAAATGCAAACAGCTATGCCTAGGGATTTAATCAATGCTAAACCTGTTACGGCGGCTGTAAGAGAATTTTTTGGCTCTAGCCAACTTTCTCAATTTATGGATCAAACAAATCCACTTTCTGAAATTACTCATAAACGTAGACTTTCAGCCCTTGGCCCAGGTGGTCTTTCTCGTGAACGAGCAGGCTTTGAAGTTCGGGACGTACACCCTACTCACTATGGCCGAATTTGTCCTATTGAAACCCCTGAAGGGCCAAACATTGGTTTAATTTCTTCTCTTTCTTGCTATGCACGAATTAACCAATTTGGTTTTATAGAATCTCCTTATCGTAAGGTTGTAAATGCTCAAGTAATTGATTATGTAAGAATTACTAATAGTGGAGATTCTGATTTCCGAATAGGTGATCATGTTTCTAAAACTGATGTTGAGGCAACCAATAAAACTATTGCCCCAAACAATGGTAAATTAATAGAGTATGAAACATATCCATTTTATTTATCTGCTTGGGAAGAAGATGAGCATACTATTGGACAAGCTAATATTGAACTAGATGAAGAAATGAATATTGCTTCTGAGCGTGTTGCTGCCCGTAAAGCAGGTGATTTTACTCTTACCCATAGAGATGATATTGACTATATAGACGTTTCTCCAAAACAATTAGTCTCTGTTGCAGCTTCGTTAATTCCTTTCTTAGAAAATGATGACGCTAACCGTGCTTTGATGGGTTCAAACATGCAACGTCAAGCAGTACCATTACTAAGAGCAGAAGCTCCTTTTGTTGGTACAGGAATGGAAAAAGTTACTGCTCAAGATAGTGGTGCTGTAGTTGTAGCTAGACGTGATGGAATTGTAGATAGTGTTGACTCAGAAAGAATTATTATCCGTGTTGACCATCAACAAGATGGTAGTTTGTCACGTGAGGTTACAGCCGACATTTATCAGTTAGTTAAATTTAAGCGATCTAACCAAAATACTTGTATTAACCAAAAACCCATTGTTTTTGTAGGCCAACATGTTCATAAAGGTGAAGTAATTGCTGACGGGCCTTGTACAGATGGTGGAGAACTAGCACTAGGACGAAATGTTTTAGTTTCCTTTATGCCTTGGCGCGGCTATAACTTTGAAGATGCTATTTTAGTATCAGAAAAATTAGTTAGAGAAGATTCTTATACCTCTATCCACATTGAAGAGTTAGAAATAGAAGCGCGTGATACTAAACTTGGGCCAGAAGAAATAACCCGTGATATACCAAATGTTTCTGAAAGTATGTTACGAGATTTAGATGACTCTGGGATTATCCGAATAGGTGCGCAAGTTAAACCAGGTTCAATATTAGTTGGTAAAGTTACTCCAAAAGGTGAGACCCAATTAACGGCAGAAGAAAAACTGTTAAGAGCAATCTTTGGTGAAAAAGCTGGTGATGTAAGAGACGCTAGTTTAACTTGTCCTCCGGGCATTGATGGTACAATTGTAGATGTTAAGGTTTTTACTCGTAAAGGTGCTGAAAAAGATAAACGTAGTATTACAATTGAACATGTAGAGGAATCTAAGTTACGTAAAAATCTAAATGATGAAACTAGAATCTTACATGAAGAACGCAACAAGCGTATTTATGAAGTATTAGAAGGACAAAAATTAGCTAAAGATCTAGTTTATAACAAGAAAATTTTGTTAGAAAAAGATACTTTATTAACTAGAGAAGTTCTGGAATCAGTAGAAGTAGAAGCATTTAGCAAAGTAGAAGTGCAAAATCCTAAAATAGATGCTGCTAAAGATGTACAAGATTTAGAACATCGTACTAATCGCCAAATAGATATCTTGGAAGAACTTTATAAAGACAAGATAGATAAGATTAAAAGAGGTGATGAGCTACCTCCAGGTGTAATAAAGATGGTAAAAGTCTTTATTGCTATGAAACGTAAACTGTCTGTTGGTGACAAAATGGCAGGCCGTCATGGTAATAAAGGTGTTATTGCTCAAATCTTACCAGAAGAAGATATGCCATACTTGCCAGATGGTACTCCAGTAGAAATTGTGCTTAATCCTTTAGGAGTACCTTCACGGATGAATGTAGGGCAAATCCTGGAAACGCACCTGGGTTGGGCCGCAAAAGTTTTAGGTTTACTTTTTGCTACACCTGTTTTTGATGGTGCAAGTGAAGTAGAAATCAAAGAAATGTTACACCGCGCTCAACTTCCAGAAAGCGGAAAAACAGCACTTTATGATGGTATGACAGGCGAACCATTTGAGCAAAAAGTAACGGTTGGTTACCTTTCTATGATGAAACTTTCCCACTTAGTTGATGATAAGATACACGCTCGATCCATTGGGCCATATTCATTAATCACTCAACAACCTTTAGGCGGTAAAGCTCAGTTTGGTGGACAAAGATTTGGAGAAATGGAAGTTTGGGCATTAGAAGCTTATGGAGCAGCCCATATTCTACAAGAGTTATTAACCGCAAAATCAGATGACGTTGCTGGCCGTTCAAAAATCTATGAAGCAATTGTAAAAGGCGAATCTGACTTTGATCCTGGGCTACCAGAATCATTTAATGTATTGATTCGAGAACTACAATCGCTTTGTTTAGATGTGGAATTAATTAAGAGAACCGTTAGTGAGGAATAA